A single region of the Oenococcus kitaharae DSM 17330 genome encodes:
- a CDS encoding acylphosphatase — protein MSLSKKIKDLLHNQPPKTENQDDPAAAISGDGLVRFHLLFSGRVQQVGFRYEAQQLAITLKLTGWVKNLFNGQVEMEIQGQPEKIESLINQLSTVGWIRIDRVERQQLPVDRQEKQFIVTG, from the coding sequence ATGAGCTTATCTAAAAAAATCAAAGATCTTTTGCACAATCAGCCACCCAAGACTGAAAATCAAGACGATCCGGCAGCAGCAATCTCAGGCGACGGCCTAGTCCGTTTTCACTTACTTTTTTCTGGCCGTGTTCAACAAGTAGGCTTTCGCTACGAAGCCCAGCAGCTGGCGATCACCCTGAAGCTGACCGGCTGGGTGAAAAATTTATTTAACGGCCAAGTCGAAATGGAAATTCAAGGCCAGCCTGAAAAAATTGAGTCATTGATCAATCAGTTGTCGACCGTTGGCTGGATCAGAATTGATAGGGTGGAACGCCAGCAATTACCCGTCGACAGGCAGGAAAAACAGTTTATCGTCACAGGCTAG
- the msrA gene encoding peptide-methionine (S)-S-oxide reductase MsrA: MKTEADFILSEKAVLQMINDPEDILNDIYNLILNPATRDWERKQLLTAKKAAETGRPLKGALSDLEYQLRPLAARNNLTADLSDFYLKLTNNASSEAKFDLSRHYEKDPDYVDRAIFAGGCFWCMVEPFENKPGILLVLSGYTGGHTQNPSYEEVLQGGTGHVEAVEIIFDTRIVHYEDLVALYWQLTDPTDALRQFADRGDNYRPVIFVRDAKQRQIAQASKTALAKSGLYDQPIVTAIEPAGTFWPAENFHQQFYKKNPRRYKQLERSRHTYQAYQHLRAKIHLFFRRLSRRANS, translated from the coding sequence ATGAAGACAGAAGCTGATTTCATCCTCAGCGAAAAGGCGGTGCTCCAGATGATAAACGATCCTGAAGACATCCTGAATGACATTTATAACTTGATTTTAAATCCAGCCACACGTGACTGGGAGCGCAAACAGCTTTTGACAGCTAAAAAGGCAGCTGAAACTGGCCGTCCTTTAAAGGGAGCTTTGTCTGATCTAGAATATCAGCTTCGTCCCTTGGCGGCCCGCAATAATTTAACGGCTGACCTGTCCGATTTTTATTTAAAACTTACGAACAATGCCAGTAGTGAAGCGAAATTTGATTTGTCCAGGCATTATGAAAAAGACCCGGACTATGTCGACCGGGCCATTTTTGCCGGCGGCTGTTTCTGGTGTATGGTCGAGCCCTTTGAAAATAAGCCGGGTATTCTGTTGGTTTTGTCAGGATATACAGGTGGACACACGCAAAATCCCAGTTATGAAGAAGTCTTGCAAGGCGGAACTGGGCACGTTGAAGCTGTGGAAATCATTTTTGACACACGGATTGTTCATTATGAAGATCTCGTGGCGCTTTATTGGCAGCTGACGGATCCGACGGATGCTTTGCGGCAGTTTGCTGACCGTGGGGACAATTACCGACCAGTCATTTTTGTTCGCGATGCCAAACAAAGACAGATCGCGCAGGCTTCTAAAACAGCTTTGGCCAAATCTGGTCTTTATGATCAACCGATTGTCACGGCGATTGAACCGGCTGGCACTTTTTGGCCTGCAGAAAATTTCCATCAGCAGTTTTATAAAAAAAATCCGCGCCGTTACAAACAACTAGAACGTTCGCGACACACATACCAGGCCTACCAGCATCTGCGTGCCAAGATACACTTGTTTTTCCGGCGTCTGAGCCGAAGGGCTAATAGCTAG
- the murQ gene encoding N-acetylmuramic acid 6-phosphate etherase: MEITKLITESRNPNSMHIDRMPTIDLVKTINAEDAKIAKAVAKQSQQLAQAIDAASSRFNQGGRLIYCGAGTSGRLGVLDAVELLPTYGLDPKRAIALMAGGQSAMYRAVEGAEDSADLADKDLAALQLSEKDTIISLAASGRTPYAIAAVRFAKQAGALTVAVTCVADSQLSQYADITIAAVTGPEVVTGSTRMKAGTAEKMILNTLSTGIMIKAGKVYENLMIDLLATNAKLVERAINIIHITSGCDLTTAQNIFQQAKHQLPQAIIMAQTKSGYQTADKLLQAHAGNVTAAIADWQAENDAE, translated from the coding sequence ATGGAAATCACAAAACTCATCACAGAATCTAGGAATCCCAACAGTATGCACATCGACCGTATGCCGACAATTGATCTGGTTAAGACCATCAACGCTGAAGATGCTAAAATCGCCAAAGCCGTAGCTAAACAATCCCAGCAGCTTGCCCAAGCCATTGATGCAGCCAGCAGTCGTTTTAATCAAGGCGGCAGGCTGATTTATTGTGGGGCCGGCACTTCTGGGCGTCTAGGTGTCTTAGATGCCGTTGAACTACTGCCGACTTATGGCCTGGATCCTAAACGCGCAATCGCTTTGATGGCTGGTGGACAATCAGCTATGTACCGCGCCGTCGAAGGTGCTGAGGACTCAGCCGATCTGGCTGACAAAGATCTGGCCGCCTTGCAGTTGTCTGAAAAAGATACTATCATTTCTCTAGCAGCCAGCGGTCGGACGCCTTATGCGATCGCAGCCGTTCGTTTTGCCAAACAAGCAGGCGCTTTAACGGTCGCCGTGACCTGTGTAGCAGACAGTCAACTCAGCCAATATGCCGATATCACGATCGCGGCCGTAACTGGGCCAGAAGTTGTCACAGGATCGACGCGCATGAAGGCCGGAACAGCTGAAAAAATGATTCTGAATACGTTATCGACGGGCATCATGATCAAAGCTGGCAAAGTCTATGAAAATCTCATGATTGATTTATTGGCAACAAACGCTAAATTGGTCGAGCGCGCAATCAATATCATCCACATCACCAGCGGCTGTGACTTAACAACAGCCCAAAACATTTTCCAACAGGCCAAACATCAACTGCCGCAAGCTATCATCATGGCCCAAACAAAATCCGGTTATCAGACTGCCGACAAATTGCTGCAGGCTCACGCTGGCAATGTTACGGCGGCTATCGCAGATTGGCAGGCTGAAAATGATGCAGAATAG
- a CDS encoding serine hydrolase domain-containing protein, with translation MMQNSQAIADLMRGAIADQAVYGVSYALIGNDENESHFLGFQGENADAIPIEAGMRYDLASLTKVVGTSSRILQLLTAGKLRLQDPIGRFISGLDKPEITIRQLLQHRSGLRADIAHVWDFDRSSLIKAVKQMPQLCPTDTKTIYSDLNFMLLGWLIAKIDGDLSKSLQEHIFKPLNMTDTGYNPDQHNLANIVPTEYQAQRGGIIRGVVHDGKARLLDGVSGHAGLFSTIKDLTHFSQMYLHDGQYQGQQILPSSAFQLLSDNVAGGRTLGWRCWSQPAGLKLWHTGFTGTSIALDLVNQKAFICLTNRVYPTRENKRWLSWRLMAIHAFYGQSAMQMQ, from the coding sequence ATGATGCAGAATAGTCAGGCGATCGCCGACTTAATGCGTGGCGCGATTGCCGATCAAGCTGTGTATGGTGTTTCTTATGCCTTGATTGGCAATGACGAAAACGAATCCCATTTTCTGGGCTTTCAAGGAGAAAATGCTGATGCTATCCCGATCGAAGCCGGCATGCGTTATGACTTGGCTTCTTTGACAAAAGTTGTCGGCACAAGCAGCCGGATTTTGCAGCTGCTGACTGCTGGCAAACTGCGTTTACAAGACCCAATCGGCCGTTTTATCAGCGGCTTGGACAAACCTGAAATCACAATCAGACAGTTATTACAGCATCGTAGCGGTTTGCGAGCCGACATTGCTCATGTCTGGGATTTTGACCGCAGCAGCTTAATTAAAGCCGTCAAACAAATGCCGCAACTGTGCCCAACTGATACAAAAACTATTTACTCGGATCTGAACTTTATGCTGCTCGGCTGGCTAATTGCTAAAATTGATGGCGATCTTTCAAAAAGCCTTCAGGAACATATCTTTAAGCCTTTAAATATGACAGATACAGGCTATAATCCCGACCAACACAATCTGGCAAATATCGTTCCGACTGAATACCAAGCCCAGCGCGGCGGTATCATTCGCGGTGTTGTTCATGATGGAAAAGCTCGTTTATTAGATGGCGTCAGCGGACATGCCGGCCTGTTTTCGACAATTAAAGATCTAACACATTTTTCGCAAATGTATCTTCATGACGGCCAATACCAGGGTCAGCAAATCTTACCATCAAGTGCTTTTCAGCTTTTGTCTGATAACGTGGCAGGCGGCCGGACGCTTGGCTGGCGCTGCTGGTCGCAACCAGCTGGATTAAAATTGTGGCACACAGGATTCACCGGGACTTCGATTGCGTTAGATTTAGTTAATCAAAAAGCCTTTATCTGTTTGACCAACCGCGTTTACCCAACCCGAGAAAACAAGCGCTGGCTCAGCTGGCGTTTAATGGCGATTCATGCTTTTTACGGCCAATCCGCGATGCAAATGCAATGA
- a CDS encoding PTS sugar transporter subunit IIA, whose amino-acid sequence MKLILVSHGPLSQALLQSAEMIVGKVAGVTALSLQPGMSPDTLQAQIETVIKEDAAGSDIVVALDLLGGTPANVTSKLLAVYPQLNVVTGMNLPMVIEFANQQLLGGALHFDQLLSMGKDGIVDVKAQLANVDDDEDE is encoded by the coding sequence ATGAAGTTAATTTTAGTCAGTCACGGTCCTTTGTCTCAGGCCTTGCTGCAAAGTGCAGAAATGATTGTCGGCAAAGTGGCAGGTGTCACGGCGCTGAGTTTGCAGCCGGGTATGAGTCCGGATACACTGCAGGCGCAGATTGAAACTGTCATCAAAGAAGACGCGGCTGGTTCTGATATTGTCGTTGCACTGGATTTGTTGGGCGGCACGCCGGCTAATGTCACAAGTAAATTGCTGGCTGTCTATCCTCAACTGAATGTGGTTACGGGTATGAATCTGCCGATGGTCATCGAATTTGCCAATCAGCAATTGCTGGGCGGCGCACTGCATTTTGACCAGCTGCTGAGCATGGGCAAAGATGGGATTGTCGATGTCAAAGCACAGCTTGCAAATGTCGATGATGACGAAGATGAATAA
- a CDS encoding PTS system mannose/fructose/sorbose family transporter subunit IID encodes MATKTNYKLTKKDFRQMNRRNLFMNQLGWNYEKMQGSGYLFIMLPQLRKLYGDHTPELKQAMRVQDQFFNTNPYLNTMIQGVDLALEEKEGVNSLATVAGLKNGLMGPTAAIGDTIFASLIPAIIGAIAANMAVQGNASGLFIWLAVNLAIMYFRWRQLAFAYKGGITLVTKLQGQMNALTNAATLLGVYVVGALVASLINVNIPFVAHIGKMTINLQDHLDMIMPKLIPGLAVWLIYWMLGRKRMTSTRAIFIVIIVAVVCSALGLLGKAA; translated from the coding sequence ATGGCGACGAAGACTAATTACAAGTTAACCAAAAAAGACTTCCGGCAGATGAACCGGCGAAATCTTTTCATGAACCAGTTAGGCTGGAACTATGAAAAGATGCAGGGTTCCGGTTATTTGTTTATCATGCTGCCGCAGCTGCGTAAATTATATGGTGATCATACGCCGGAGTTAAAACAAGCCATGCGCGTGCAGGATCAGTTTTTCAATACGAATCCTTATCTGAATACGATGATTCAAGGTGTTGATCTGGCCTTGGAAGAAAAAGAGGGTGTTAATTCTCTAGCCACTGTCGCTGGTTTGAAAAACGGACTCATGGGTCCGACGGCTGCAATTGGCGATACGATTTTTGCTTCTTTGATTCCGGCGATCATTGGTGCCATCGCTGCGAATATGGCTGTCCAAGGTAACGCGTCAGGCCTGTTTATCTGGCTGGCTGTGAATTTAGCAATTATGTATTTCCGCTGGCGTCAGCTGGCTTTCGCTTATAAAGGTGGTATTACCCTTGTGACCAAGCTGCAAGGGCAGATGAATGCTTTGACTAATGCGGCCACTTTGCTGGGTGTCTATGTTGTAGGTGCTTTGGTCGCCAGCCTGATTAATGTTAATATTCCCTTTGTTGCTCATATCGGAAAGATGACCATCAATCTGCAGGATCATTTGGATATGATTATGCCAAAACTGATTCCTGGTTTGGCTGTTTGGCTTATATACTGGATGTTGGGCCGCAAACGCATGACGTCAACGCGTGCGATTTTTATTGTGATTATTGTGGCCGTTGTCTGCTCGGCATTGGGTCTTTTGGGCAAAGCTGCTTAA
- a CDS encoding PTS mannose/fructose/sorbose/N-acetylgalactosamine transporter subunit IIC, with the protein MSGQILLWQVILLTIYSMYQIIDDLTFISSLAQPVWAGLITGAIMGNMTQGLIIGGSLQLTVLGVGTFGGASKIDANSGTILATAFSISSGMNAQTAVAAIGVPVASLMIETDVLGRFTNTFFQHRVDKMIEEENYRGFERNYLYGTIPWALSRGIPVFIALQFGGGLVAQIVKVLNTQMVWLSNGLATAGALLPAVGFAILLRYLPVKKHFAYLILGFTLTALLSTVFTNIQSLGTGLASVAKGFTNSFSAMPMVAISLIGFALALNAYKQEVGKLPASHSTAAAPKNDDGDGEINGDED; encoded by the coding sequence ATGAGTGGGCAAATTTTGCTTTGGCAGGTAATCCTGTTAACGATTTATTCAATGTATCAAATTATTGATGATCTGACCTTTATTTCCTCTCTGGCACAGCCAGTCTGGGCCGGATTAATTACTGGAGCCATAATGGGCAACATGACTCAAGGCCTGATCATCGGTGGTTCTTTGCAGCTGACTGTTTTGGGTGTTGGGACATTTGGCGGTGCCTCTAAAATCGATGCTAATTCTGGCACGATTTTGGCCACGGCTTTTTCAATTAGTTCCGGTATGAATGCCCAAACGGCCGTCGCCGCAATTGGTGTGCCGGTAGCTTCTTTAATGATTGAGACCGATGTCTTAGGACGTTTTACAAACACCTTCTTCCAGCACCGGGTCGACAAAATGATCGAAGAGGAAAACTATCGCGGTTTTGAACGTAACTATCTTTATGGCACGATTCCTTGGGCTTTGTCCCGCGGTATCCCAGTCTTTATTGCTTTACAATTCGGCGGCGGACTGGTTGCACAAATTGTGAAAGTGCTGAATACACAGATGGTCTGGCTCAGTAATGGTCTGGCAACGGCGGGCGCTTTATTGCCAGCTGTTGGTTTTGCGATTCTGCTGCGTTATCTGCCGGTTAAAAAACATTTTGCCTATTTGATTTTGGGCTTTACGTTAACAGCACTTTTGAGCACAGTCTTCACAAATATTCAGTCTTTGGGCACAGGCCTTGCATCTGTTGCCAAGGGCTTTACGAACAGTTTCAGTGCCATGCCGATGGTAGCCATTTCCTTGATTGGTTTTGCCTTGGCTTTGAATGCTTACAAACAAGAGGTGGGCAAACTGCCGGCCTCTCATAGCACAGCAGCTGCACCTAAAAATGATGATGGGGATGGTGAGATCAATGGCGACGAAGACTAA
- a CDS encoding PTS system mannose/fructose/N-acetylgalactosamine-transporter subunit IIB, with the protein MAIAAVRIDGRLLHGQVANMWTSVIKPTRIMVIDNATADSEIEKAAIKLARPAGVNLSILNEEKAIDHILKGRYDSQRVFILARKPQVIVNLLAAGVAITDVNVGNMSESEGTRPLTKSINVLQEDVDAFMALHDKGVNLTVQMVPSDPLLDLMQLLHKFSQVR; encoded by the coding sequence ATGGCAATTGCAGCGGTGAGAATTGATGGGCGCTTGTTACATGGACAAGTGGCTAATATGTGGACGAGTGTGATCAAGCCCACTCGGATCATGGTCATTGACAATGCAACAGCCGATTCAGAAATTGAAAAAGCGGCGATTAAGTTGGCTCGGCCAGCTGGTGTTAACTTAAGTATTTTAAATGAGGAAAAAGCGATTGATCATATCCTGAAGGGACGCTATGACAGTCAGCGCGTGTTTATCCTAGCTCGTAAACCGCAAGTGATTGTCAATCTGCTTGCAGCTGGCGTGGCGATTACAGATGTCAATGTCGGCAATATGTCCGAGTCGGAGGGGACGCGTCCGCTGACCAAATCAATTAACGTTCTGCAGGAAGATGTTGACGCTTTTATGGCACTGCATGATAAAGGCGTCAATCTGACAGTCCAAATGGTGCCGAGTGATCCATTGCTGGATTTGATGCAGCTGTTACACAAATTTAGTCAAGTAAGATAA